In a genomic window of Parambassis ranga chromosome 24, fParRan2.1, whole genome shotgun sequence:
- the LOC114428310 gene encoding cytochrome P450 2K4-like, with protein sequence MGFVDVLLQSFSFVSFLGTLAVLLLIYLLLTSSFSSDGRKEPPGPTPLPLLGNLLQLDLQRPHDTLMEFSKKYGSVFTVYFGPKKVVVLAGYKTVKEALVTRDADFGERDPTQIMQEFNEGHGVIWSNGDLWKETRLFALATLRDFGMGKRACEDKIIDECQNLIDVLKNFKGKAFDTTQPLNYAVSNIICSMVYGSRFEYDDPEFTSMVDRINRISQLAGSPSIQVYNMFPRLLKWIAYRRELCNLFSANNEQNLEFFSHLKETLNPQMSRGLVDAFLICQQNQEKSGITNSNFNTKNLLTTVTNLFGAGTNTTSSTLRWGLLFMAKYPRIQDQVQEELRTVIGDRQVQVDDRRCLPFTDAVIHETQRLASVVPFAAPHRTTRDISFQGYFIKKGTTVYPLLTSILHDATEWEKPHTFHPAHFLDKDNKFLKRSAFIPFSAGRRICLGESLSMMELFIFFSTLLQHFRFSPAPGVTEEELDLTPAISLILEPSAHKLCAVSCL encoded by the exons ATGGGGTTCGTAGATGTTCTCCTTCAGTCCTTCAGTTTTGTCTCCTTTCTGGGGACTCTGGCAGTCCTGCTGCTCATCTATCTCCTCTTGACCTCCAGCTTCAGTTCAGATGGCAGGAAGGAGCCTCCAGGACCCACACCACTGCCTCTGCTGGGAAACTTGCTGCAGCTGGACCTGCAGAGACCCCATGATACACTAATGGAG TTTTCCAAGAAATATGGATCAGTGTTCACGGTCTACTTTGGACCTAAAAAAGTGGTGGTCCTGGCAGGATACAAGACGGTGAAGGAGGCACTTGTTACCCGTGATGCAGACTTTGGAGAGAGAGATCCAACGCAAATTATGCAAGAGTTTAATGAAGGACACG GAGTTATATGGTCCAATGGTGATTTGTGGAAAGAAACAAGGCTTTTTGCATTGGCTACACTGAGAGACTTTGGAATGGGGAAGAGGGCATGTGAGGACAAAATCATTGATGAATGTCAAAACCTCATCGATGTTCTTAAGAACTTTAAAG GAAAGGCTTTTGATACAACACAACCACTGAACTATGCAGTCTCTAATATAATCTGCTCCATGGTTTACGGCAGCAGATTTGAATATGATGATCCAGAGTTCACTTCCATGGTAGATCGAATAAACAGAATCAGTCAACTTGCAGGTTCACCTTCAATACAG GTGTACAACATGTTCCCAAGGCTCTTGAAGTGGATCGCATACAGGAGAGAACTCTGTAACTTGTTTTCTGCAAATAACGAACAAAACCTGGAATTCTTCAGTCATTTGAAAGAGACCCTCAATCCACAGATGAGCAGAGGCCTGGTGGATGCCTTTCTGATCTGTCAACAAAACCAGGAG AAATCTGGGATTACCAACAGTAACTTCAACACTAAAAATCTTCTGACAACAGTCACTAATCTGTTTGGTGCTGGCACTAATACAACATCAAGCACACTGAGATGGGGACTTCTGTTTATGGCCAAATACCCAAGAATCCAAG ATCAGGTCCAGGAGGAGTTGAGAACTGTCATAGGGGATCGACAGGTGCAGGTTGATGACAGGAGATGTCTGCCTTTCACTGACGCTGTTATCCACGAGACGCAGAGATTAGCCAGCGTTGTCCCATTTGCAGCTCCTCAcagaacaaccagagacatcagTTTTCAGGGTTACTTCATCAAGAAG GGAACCACGGTGTATCCTCTCTTAACGTCCATCCTACATGATGCCACTGAGTGGGAGAAGCCGCACACCTTTCATCCTGCTCACTTCCTGGACAAAGACAACAAGTTTCTCAAGCGAAGTGCCTTCATACCATTTTCTGCAG GTCGCAGGATTTGTCTCGGAGAGAGTCTATCCATGATGGAGCTGTTCATCTTCTTCTCCACCCTCCTACAGCACTTTCGTTTCTCTCCTGCACCGGGGGTTACAGAGGAAGAGTTAGATCTGACTCCAGCCATCAGCCTCATTCTTGAACCCTCAGCTCATAAACTTTGTGCTGTATCCTGTTTGTGA
- the LOC114428312 gene encoding cytochrome P450 2K4-like, with translation MGLVDVFLQSFSFVSFLGTLAVLLLIYLLLTSSFSSDGRKEPPGPTPLPLLGNLLQLDLQRPHNTLMKFSKKYGSVFTVYFGPKKVVVLAGYKTVKEALVTRDEDFGEREPMQIMNEFSQGHGIVWSNGDLWKETRLFVLTNLRDFGMGKRACEDKITDESQHLMELINAFKGEAFDTTQPLNYAVSNIICSMVYGSRFEYDDPEFTSLVDRVNRNNQLMGSISIQIYNLFPWLCQWIANRKKFHNMALATKKKNLEFFSHLKETLNPQMCRGLVDAFLVRQESGITNRHFNDTNLLITVMNLFAAGTETTATTLRWGLLFMARYPKIQDQVQVELSNVIGDRQVRVADRKNLPFTDAVIHETQRLASILPAAVPHRTTRDITFQGHFIKKGTTVYPLLTSVLHDASEWEKPHTFHPAHFLDKDNKFVKRDAFMPFSAGQRICLGESLARMELFIFFSTLLQHFRFTPAPGVTEEELDLTPRMAITLVPSPHKLCAVSQM, from the exons ATGGGGCTCGTAGATGTTTTCCTTCAGTCCTTCAGTTTTGTCTCCTTTCTGGGGACTCTGGCAGTCCTGCTGCTCATCTATCTCCTCTTGACCTCCAGCTTCAGTTCAGATGGCAGGAAGGAGCCTCCAGGACCCACACCACTGCCTCTGCTGGgaaacctgctgcagctggaccTGCAGAGACCCCACAACACACTAATGAAG TTTTCCAAGAAATATGGATCAGTGTTCACGGTCTACTTTGGACCCAAAAAAGTGGTGGTCCTGGCAGGATACAAGACAGTGAAGGAGGCACTTGTTACCCGTGATGAAGACTTTGGAGAAAGAGAACCAATGCAAATCATGAATGAATTTAGCCAAGGACATG GGATCGTATGGTCCAATGGTGATTTGTGGAAAGAAACAAGGCTTTTTGTATTGACTAATCTCAGAGACTTTGGAATGGGGAAAAGGGCATGTGAGGACAAAATCACTGATGAAAGCCAACACCTCATGGAACttataaatgcatttaaag GAGAAGCTTTTGACACAACACAACCACTGAATTATGCGGTCTCTAATATCATCTGCTCCATGGTTTATGGCAGCAGATTTGAATATGATGATCCAGAGTTCACATCCTTGGTAGATCGAGTTAACAGAAACAATCAACTTATGGGCTCCATTTCAATACAG ATATATAATCTCTTCCCATGGTTATGCCAATGGATTGCAAACAGGAAGAAATTTCACAACATGGCTTTAGccaccaagaaaaaaaacctggaaTTCTTCAGTCATTTGAAAGAGACGCTCAACCCACAGATGTGCAGAGGCCTGGTGGATGCCTTTCTGGTGCGCCAG GAATCTGGGATTACCAACAGACACTTCAACGACACTAACCTTCTGATAACAGTCATGAACCTGTTTGCTGCTGGCACTGAAACAACTGCAACTACACTGAGATGGGGCCTTCTGTTTATGGCCAGGTATCCAAAGATCCAAG ACCAAGTACAAGTAGAGCTGAGCAACGTAATCGGAGATCGGCAGGTGCGGGTTGCTGACAGGAAGAATCTACCCTTCACTGACGCCGTCATTCATGAGACACAGCGACTGGCCAGCATCCTGcctgctgcagttcctcacagaaCCACCAGAGACATCACTTTTCAGGGTCATTTCATCAAAAAG GGAACCACGGTGTATCCTCTCTTAACGTCCGTCCTACATGATGCCAGTGAGTGGGAGAAGCCACACACCTTTCATCCTGCTCACTTCCTGGACAAAGACAACAAGTTCGTCAAGCGAGACGCCTTCATGCCTTTTTCTGCAG GTCAAAGGATTTGTCTTGGAGAGAGTCTGGCCAGGATGGAGCTGTTCATCTTCTTTTCCACCCTCCTGCAGCACTTTCGTTTCACTCCTGCACCGGGGGTTACAGAGGAAGAGTTAGATCTGACTCCACGTATGGCCATCACCCTTGTTCCTTCACCTCATAAACTGTGTGCAGTTTCCCAAATGTGA